From one Sorangium aterium genomic stretch:
- a CDS encoding RNA polymerase sigma factor, whose translation MDAIKDADDILNHVSHLVRSERAALAALARAEGVTPEDAVDCVQEGLCTLLTLAQRGALPEDVGAWGGVLAGTVRNAARNRRRRHFRARPHDDVDAHPEAVGDVPATDEAIARAEEHVRLRACVEELCEIQKAVVTLRMLEEQPGEDVARALGISAGHVAVLLHRAKLALRACMTSPH comes from the coding sequence ATGGACGCCATCAAGGACGCGGACGACATCCTGAACCATGTGTCGCACCTTGTGCGCTCCGAACGTGCGGCGCTCGCGGCGCTGGCGCGCGCGGAGGGGGTGACGCCGGAAGACGCTGTCGACTGCGTGCAGGAGGGCCTCTGCACGCTGCTCACGCTCGCCCAGCGAGGCGCGCTCCCGGAGGACGTCGGCGCGTGGGGCGGCGTGCTCGCCGGGACGGTGCGGAACGCCGCGCGCAACCGGCGCCGCCGTCACTTCCGCGCCCGGCCGCACGACGACGTGGACGCGCACCCGGAGGCCGTGGGGGACGTCCCGGCGACCGACGAGGCGATCGCGCGGGCCGAGGAGCACGTCCGCCTGCGCGCGTGCGTCGAGGAGCTCTGCGAGATCCAGAAGGCCGTCGTGACGCTGCGCATGCTCGAGGAGCAACCCGGAGAGGACGTGGCGCGCGCGCTGGGCATCTCGGCCGGCCACGTCGCGGTGCTCCTGCACCGGGCCAAGCTCGCGCTGCGCGCGTGCATGACGTCGCCGCACTGA
- a CDS encoding N-formylglutamate amidohydrolase yields the protein MSSSSSASPALRLLAPDEPPAFEVVNPEGRSSAVLLCDHASNAVPRSLPELGRQHEALREHTGWDIGAARLSRRMSALLDAPLVLSGYSRLVIDCNRPLGSPTSIPEISCGVPIPGNAIDAAEASARADACFWPYHHAITALLDARRERRKRTAILSIHSFTPAMPGQERPWHAAVLYGRDRRLAAPFLEALRREPGLCVGDNEPYRVTEGGDYGIPTHGEARGLPCVLLEIRQDGLISDEGVEVWAQRLAAIYRAIEASGDLNALPPDAAAGG from the coding sequence ATGAGCTCTTCTTCGTCCGCTTCGCCAGCCCTGCGCCTCCTCGCGCCCGATGAGCCGCCCGCGTTCGAGGTGGTGAACCCCGAGGGCCGCTCCAGCGCGGTCCTGCTCTGCGACCACGCGTCCAACGCGGTTCCGAGGAGCCTCCCCGAGCTGGGCAGGCAGCACGAGGCGCTCCGCGAGCACACCGGCTGGGACATCGGCGCGGCGCGCCTCTCGCGCCGCATGTCCGCGCTCCTCGACGCGCCGCTCGTGCTCTCCGGCTACTCGCGCCTCGTCATCGACTGCAACCGGCCGCTGGGCTCCCCGACGTCCATCCCCGAGATCAGCTGCGGCGTGCCCATCCCCGGCAACGCCATCGACGCCGCGGAGGCCAGCGCCCGCGCCGACGCGTGCTTCTGGCCCTACCACCATGCGATCACCGCGCTCCTCGACGCGCGGCGGGAACGCCGGAAGCGCACCGCGATCCTCAGCATCCACAGCTTCACGCCCGCGATGCCCGGCCAGGAGCGGCCGTGGCACGCGGCCGTCCTCTACGGGCGCGACCGCAGGCTCGCCGCGCCGTTCCTCGAGGCGCTGCGGCGCGAGCCTGGGCTCTGCGTCGGCGACAACGAGCCCTACCGCGTGACCGAGGGCGGTGACTACGGGATCCCCACGCACGGCGAGGCCCGCGGCCTGCCCTGCGTGCTCCTCGAGATCCGCCAGGATGGCCTGATCAGCGATGAGGGCGTGGAGGTCTGGGCGCAGCGCCTCGCGGCGATCTACCGGGCCATCGAGGCAAGTGGCGATCTGAACGCTCTCCCCCCGGACGCCGCCGCCGGCGGGTGA
- a CDS encoding ArsR/SmtB family transcription factor, whose protein sequence is MLDVDVIEDPAAAAAALEPVRSRLLSELSAPASAATLATRLGIARQKINYHLRALEAHGLVRMAGTRKWGGLTERLLVASAASYVVSPGALGPVAADPERASDRLSATYLIALGARVVREVSDLLRRSREADKRLASLSIDAEVRFRSPAERAAFTGELTRAVTALVARYHDDSAPGGRSHRLVIVAHPTPTPNEAPRKESSCP, encoded by the coding sequence GTGCTCGACGTCGACGTCATCGAGGATCCGGCCGCGGCAGCGGCAGCGCTCGAGCCTGTCAGGAGCCGGCTGCTCTCGGAGCTCTCGGCGCCCGCCTCCGCCGCGACGCTGGCCACGCGCCTCGGGATCGCGCGCCAGAAGATCAACTACCACCTGCGCGCCCTCGAGGCGCACGGGCTCGTGCGCATGGCCGGGACGCGCAAGTGGGGTGGGCTGACAGAGCGCCTGCTGGTCGCGAGCGCGGCTTCCTACGTCGTGTCGCCCGGCGCGCTCGGGCCTGTCGCCGCAGACCCGGAGCGCGCCTCGGACCGCCTCTCCGCCACCTACCTCATCGCCCTGGGCGCGCGCGTCGTGCGCGAGGTCAGCGATCTCCTTCGGCGTTCGCGGGAGGCCGACAAGCGCCTCGCGTCGCTGTCGATCGACGCCGAGGTCCGCTTCCGTTCCCCGGCGGAGCGCGCCGCCTTCACCGGCGAGCTCACCCGCGCGGTGACGGCGCTCGTCGCGCGTTACCACGATGATTCGGCGCCAGGCGGGCGATCGCACCGCCTGGTGATCGTCGCTCACCCCACACCCACACCGAACGAAGCACCACGAAAGGAGTCATCATGCCCGTGA
- a CDS encoding SRPBCC family protein, which translates to MPVRKDASGRRSVEAEVEVPGSPEEVWSAIATGPGISSWFVPSEVEEREGGTTVSHFGPGTSMDAVATITAWEPPRRFSAEAPEDMGPGGPKVATEWIVEARSGGTCVVRVVHSWFASTDDWDNQFEGHMHGWAAFFRILRLYLSHFRGQPCAAFQLMGAGSEPRSATWDALIGPLGLAGAAEGQRVSSAAGAPPFAGVVERVGPREHPELLLRLDAPAPGIAHLFALPMAGQILLPIRLYLYGDRAPAAAARDEPAWQAWMAERFPVRAPG; encoded by the coding sequence ATGCCCGTGAGAAAAGACGCGTCCGGCCGTCGCAGCGTCGAGGCCGAAGTCGAGGTCCCCGGCAGCCCCGAAGAGGTGTGGAGCGCCATCGCGACCGGGCCCGGGATCTCGTCGTGGTTCGTGCCGAGCGAGGTCGAGGAGCGCGAAGGCGGCACGACCGTCTCTCACTTCGGCCCGGGCACGAGCATGGATGCGGTCGCGACCATCACGGCCTGGGAGCCGCCTCGCCGGTTCTCCGCCGAGGCTCCGGAGGACATGGGACCAGGCGGCCCCAAGGTCGCCACGGAGTGGATCGTGGAGGCGCGGTCCGGCGGGACGTGCGTCGTGCGCGTGGTGCACAGCTGGTTCGCGAGCACCGACGACTGGGACAACCAGTTCGAGGGCCACATGCACGGCTGGGCGGCCTTCTTCCGCATCCTTCGGCTCTATCTGTCGCATTTCCGCGGCCAGCCCTGCGCGGCGTTCCAGCTGATGGGCGCCGGATCCGAGCCTCGATCCGCGACATGGGACGCGCTGATCGGCCCGCTCGGGCTCGCCGGTGCCGCGGAGGGCCAGCGGGTGAGCTCCGCCGCCGGCGCGCCGCCGTTCGCCGGGGTGGTCGAGCGCGTCGGCCCGCGCGAGCACCCGGAGCTGCTCCTCCGGCTCGATGCGCCGGCGCCGGGCATCGCTCACCTGTTCGCCCTCCCCATGGCCGGGCAGATCTTGCTGCCGATCCGGCTGTACCTGTACGGCGACAGGGCGCCCGCCGCGGCGGCGCGCGACGAGCCCGCGTGGCAGGCGTGGATGGCCGAGCGCTTTCCAGTGCGCGCGCCCGGTTGA
- a CDS encoding SLC13 family permease, protein MQCPPDPAAAPPGAPHRGRPPPARLSMLRCLGVASGPAAALAIALVPSGLHAVPGFGHRPAYAAAVAAWMALWWLFEVLPVALTACLPLVLFPLLGVFGRGLAGDAARAAAPFVDAYIFLFLGGMAIGAAMEQWSLHRRVALHIMRAVGTDPKRLLLGMLVATSAISLWISNTATAVMMVPIGLALLAQLESAAGGRRLTHYGTAIMLAVAYASNVGGIGTKIGTGTNSIFCGFLADKLGHDLGFLRYMAIALPFVVLFVPLLWLALWRVGKRDGLGPGHARDALDRELAAMGPMSRGEKTVAAIFAASSALWILGDPLRAALAPPLQAALRGLGAALGSSAAAGFKVQGKHYEATVAVLAALGLLALRALSLASLRRMPWGTLALLGGSFAMAAGIEGGGLSAWMAAKLAVVAEAPLLAQLGLASAGTIALSALASNTATVNVALNVLPQDLGVLFAATIAASCDFMLPAGTPPNAIVFGSGYVRLPVMIRTGFLLDVAAAALITVYVHGYARHLIGG, encoded by the coding sequence ATGCAGTGCCCCCCCGATCCCGCCGCCGCGCCGCCGGGCGCCCCTCACCGAGGCCGACCGCCGCCTGCGCGGCTCAGCATGCTGCGCTGCCTCGGCGTCGCTTCCGGTCCAGCCGCCGCCCTCGCGATCGCGCTCGTCCCGAGCGGGCTCCACGCCGTCCCCGGCTTTGGCCACCGCCCTGCGTACGCGGCCGCGGTCGCTGCGTGGATGGCGCTGTGGTGGCTCTTCGAGGTGCTGCCCGTCGCGCTCACCGCCTGCTTGCCGCTCGTGCTCTTCCCGCTGCTCGGCGTCTTCGGCCGCGGGCTCGCGGGCGACGCGGCCCGCGCCGCCGCCCCGTTCGTCGACGCGTACATCTTCCTCTTCCTCGGCGGCATGGCGATCGGCGCCGCCATGGAGCAGTGGAGCCTTCACCGCCGGGTGGCGCTCCACATCATGCGGGCGGTCGGCACGGACCCGAAGCGGCTCCTGCTCGGCATGCTGGTCGCGACGAGCGCCATCTCGCTCTGGATCTCCAACACCGCGACCGCCGTGATGATGGTCCCGATCGGGCTCGCCCTGCTCGCGCAGCTGGAGTCGGCCGCCGGGGGGCGCAGGCTCACGCACTACGGGACGGCGATCATGCTGGCGGTGGCCTACGCCTCCAACGTCGGCGGGATCGGCACGAAGATCGGCACCGGCACGAACTCCATCTTCTGCGGCTTCCTCGCCGACAAGCTGGGCCACGATCTCGGTTTTCTTCGGTACATGGCGATCGCCCTGCCGTTCGTGGTCCTCTTCGTCCCGCTGCTCTGGCTCGCCCTGTGGCGCGTGGGCAAGCGGGACGGGCTCGGCCCCGGCCACGCGCGCGACGCGCTCGACCGCGAGCTCGCGGCCATGGGCCCGATGAGCCGCGGCGAGAAGACCGTCGCCGCCATCTTCGCGGCGTCCAGCGCGCTCTGGATCCTCGGCGATCCGCTGCGCGCCGCGCTCGCGCCCCCTCTCCAGGCCGCGCTCAGGGGCCTCGGCGCCGCGCTCGGCTCGAGCGCCGCGGCCGGATTCAAGGTGCAGGGCAAGCACTACGAGGCGACCGTGGCCGTGCTGGCGGCGCTCGGCCTGCTCGCCCTGCGCGCCCTCTCCCTCGCCTCCCTGCGCCGGATGCCCTGGGGCACGCTCGCCTTGCTCGGCGGCAGCTTCGCGATGGCGGCCGGCATCGAGGGCGGCGGGCTCTCGGCGTGGATGGCCGCGAAGCTCGCGGTCGTCGCCGAGGCGCCGCTGCTCGCGCAGCTCGGGCTCGCCAGCGCCGGCACGATCGCCCTGTCGGCGCTGGCCTCCAACACCGCCACGGTGAACGTGGCGCTCAACGTGCTCCCGCAGGACCTCGGCGTGCTGTTCGCGGCCACGATCGCCGCGTCCTGCGACTTCATGCTGCCGGCGGGCACGCCGCCCAACGCCATCGTGTTCGGCAGCGGGTACGTGCGGCTCCCGGTGATGATCCGGACAGGCTTCCTGCTCGACGTAGCCGCCGCCGCGCTCATCACGGTCTACGTGCACGGCTACGCGCGGCACCTCATCGGCGGCTGA
- the arfB gene encoding alternative ribosome rescue aminoacyl-tRNA hydrolase ArfB: protein MSDPLVVNDALTAPAALLSWSAVRASGPGGQNVNKVASKVELRFDFGAWPELADDAKARLRELARGRLDAEGRLFIVSQLTRDQLRNLDDAREKLRALILRALEVPVRRRPTRPTRASKARRLDEKRRTGEKKHVRRGGGDHE from the coding sequence GTGTCCGATCCCCTCGTCGTCAACGATGCGCTGACCGCTCCGGCCGCGCTCCTCAGCTGGAGCGCCGTGCGCGCGTCGGGGCCCGGCGGTCAGAACGTCAACAAGGTCGCCTCCAAGGTGGAGCTGCGCTTCGACTTCGGCGCGTGGCCGGAGCTCGCCGATGACGCCAAGGCGAGGCTGCGCGAGCTGGCGCGCGGCCGGCTCGACGCCGAGGGGCGGCTGTTCATCGTGAGCCAGCTGACCCGCGACCAGCTGCGCAACCTGGACGACGCGCGCGAGAAGCTGCGCGCGCTGATCCTGCGCGCGCTCGAGGTGCCGGTGCGGCGAAGGCCGACGCGGCCGACGCGTGCGTCGAAGGCGCGGCGGCTCGACGAGAAGCGGCGCACGGGCGAGAAGAAGCACGTGCGCCGTGGCGGGGGCGATCACGAGTGA
- a CDS encoding Uma2 family endonuclease, which translates to MRRHDHVLVAPGAGASGRTVHAPPAGRARPHVPHVDDRLAPPETRVEYIHGGEVYAAPADPPHATQHFDLTYVLGAHVAEGYRGAVDMLTRTDLGSDYAADASIFAQKLDRAGRRRLEELAFEVSDKQALAVPTTKARLLIARGVRRVFCILVKQRRVMEWSRETDGWRPLPKDAVIEDPCLVRPLPIQALLEAASSDDAVARALLDKRVPALEAALAEGEARGEARGEARGEARGEARGEARGEARGEARGEARGEIRMAQEAILTVLKSRGIATPAEMARAIAGCDDLSKLRRWLTRAATATTAAEVVAGSRRKR; encoded by the coding sequence ATGCGCAGGCACGATCACGTCCTCGTCGCTCCCGGTGCCGGCGCCTCCGGTCGCACGGTCCACGCGCCTCCGGCCGGCAGGGCGCGCCCGCACGTGCCGCACGTGGACGACCGGCTGGCGCCGCCCGAGACGCGGGTGGAGTACATCCACGGCGGCGAGGTCTACGCCGCCCCGGCCGATCCGCCGCACGCGACGCAGCATTTCGATCTGACCTACGTCCTCGGCGCCCATGTCGCCGAGGGCTACCGGGGCGCCGTGGACATGCTGACCCGGACCGACCTCGGCAGCGATTATGCGGCCGACGCCAGCATCTTCGCGCAGAAGCTCGATCGCGCGGGCCGCCGGCGGCTGGAGGAGCTGGCGTTCGAGGTCAGCGACAAGCAGGCCCTCGCCGTTCCGACCACCAAGGCGCGCCTGCTGATCGCTCGCGGCGTGCGGCGGGTGTTCTGCATCCTGGTGAAGCAGCGCCGGGTGATGGAGTGGTCGCGCGAGACCGACGGCTGGCGCCCGCTGCCCAAGGATGCGGTCATCGAGGATCCCTGCCTCGTGCGCCCGCTGCCGATCCAGGCGCTCCTCGAGGCCGCGTCCTCGGACGACGCCGTGGCCCGCGCGCTACTCGACAAGCGCGTGCCCGCGCTCGAGGCAGCGCTCGCGGAGGGCGAGGCGCGCGGCGAGGCGCGCGGTGAAGCCCGCGGCGAGGCGCGCGGTGAAGCCCGCGGCGAGGCGCGCGGTGAAGCCCGCGGCGAGGCGCGCGGTGAAGCCCGCGGCGAGATCAGGATGGCGCAGGAGGCCATCCTCACGGTGCTGAAGTCGCGCGGGATCGCCACGCCGGCCGAGATGGCCCGCGCGATCGCCGGCTGCGACGATCTGAGCAAGCTGCGGCGATGGCTCACCCGCGCGGCGACCGCGACGACCGCCGCCGAGGTCGTCGCCGGCTCCCGGCGCAAGCGCTGA
- a CDS encoding NUDIX hydrolase produces MTVVRWKALERRVVQHSPWRRIEDVTFELPDGQVRTFSLKKEGRVVCVLAISREKRVILARQYRPGPDRILDELPGGGVEPGEAPEEAAARELLEETGYVAGRLVPLGRPLECAYSTIERHAFLAVDCVREGAQALDETEFIDVVEKPIEDFVEQLREGACTDPEVGWMGLYELGCLRASA; encoded by the coding sequence ATGACGGTCGTGCGGTGGAAGGCATTGGAGCGGCGCGTGGTCCAGCACTCGCCGTGGCGGAGGATCGAGGACGTCACGTTCGAGCTCCCGGACGGGCAGGTCCGCACGTTCTCGCTCAAGAAAGAAGGGCGAGTCGTCTGCGTCCTCGCGATCTCCCGCGAGAAGAGGGTGATCCTGGCGCGCCAGTACAGGCCGGGGCCCGATCGGATCCTCGACGAGCTCCCAGGGGGCGGCGTCGAGCCCGGCGAGGCCCCGGAGGAGGCGGCGGCGCGCGAGCTTCTCGAGGAGACGGGGTATGTCGCCGGGCGGCTCGTGCCGCTCGGCCGCCCGCTGGAGTGCGCTTACTCGACCATCGAACGACACGCGTTCCTGGCTGTGGATTGCGTGCGCGAAGGGGCGCAAGCGCTGGATGAGACGGAGTTCATCGACGTGGTCGAGAAACCGATCGAGGACTTCGTGGAGCAGCTCAGGGAGGGCGCCTGCACCGACCCTGAGGTCGGGTGGATGGGGCTTTACGAGCTGGGCTGTCTGAGGGCGAGCGCCTGA
- a CDS encoding D-arabinono-1,4-lactone oxidase, translating to MQPRFVEGHQKRLENIKLPSAITQGIRRFFATSNALRPDGTWRNWGANHRCKPESFHEPGSIDELVAIVDGARARSKKIRIVGAGHSWSDIVCTDEWMVSLARINKLIELDRKNKTVTVQAGMRVADLIDHLDAAGLALVNLGEVDAQHIGGVIATATHGSGRTGSFSSAVLSAKLLLSSGKVIEISSARNAQYLDAVRTNLGCLGIVVEATLAVRESFNVLKHQKVFETKAAIANAPRFLSLSDPYAMNKVFFFPYGRQHIYAAKAEELSEPSLWDRLRNPVLAVGDRLTLSVLMNAARLVPIDLKPRFLKAALAAVSTSSYQVGKSYDLLLFAHDPRFKVVAGHIESEIAIPIEGLGPAIASLFELMERRTFKINGYILARTVTKETAWMSPAYGRDSVFLTFAHFPSEAEDWKAIFAEVEAFMIERHQGRPHWGKINFTNREYAEKAYPRYADFAGIRKELDPIGMFANDFIRRHFTVASEAVPMSARPAPL from the coding sequence ATGCAGCCGAGATTCGTTGAAGGACACCAGAAACGTCTCGAAAACATCAAGCTTCCGAGCGCGATCACACAGGGCATCAGGAGGTTCTTCGCGACGTCCAATGCGCTTCGTCCGGATGGAACCTGGCGGAACTGGGGAGCCAACCATCGGTGCAAACCCGAGAGCTTCCATGAGCCCGGGTCGATCGACGAGCTCGTGGCGATCGTCGACGGCGCGAGGGCCAGGTCCAAGAAGATCCGGATCGTCGGCGCGGGACATTCCTGGTCCGACATCGTGTGCACGGACGAATGGATGGTCAGCCTCGCGCGCATCAACAAGCTGATCGAGCTCGATCGGAAGAACAAGACCGTCACCGTCCAGGCAGGGATGCGCGTCGCGGACCTCATCGATCACCTCGACGCCGCCGGCCTCGCGCTCGTCAACCTGGGAGAGGTCGACGCGCAGCACATCGGAGGCGTCATCGCGACCGCGACGCACGGCTCCGGAAGAACCGGCTCGTTCTCCAGCGCCGTGCTCTCCGCGAAGCTCTTGCTGTCGTCTGGCAAGGTCATCGAGATATCCAGCGCGCGCAACGCACAGTACCTCGATGCGGTCAGGACCAACCTTGGCTGCCTCGGGATCGTGGTCGAGGCGACGCTCGCGGTCCGCGAGTCGTTCAACGTGCTGAAGCACCAGAAGGTCTTCGAGACGAAGGCGGCGATCGCGAACGCCCCCCGCTTTCTCTCGCTCTCCGACCCGTACGCGATGAACAAGGTGTTCTTCTTCCCGTACGGCAGGCAGCACATCTACGCCGCGAAGGCGGAGGAGCTGTCGGAGCCGTCCCTCTGGGACAGGCTGCGCAACCCGGTCCTCGCCGTGGGCGACAGGCTCACGTTGAGCGTCTTGATGAACGCCGCGCGGCTGGTCCCGATCGACCTGAAGCCGCGCTTTTTGAAGGCGGCGCTGGCCGCGGTGAGCACGAGCTCCTACCAGGTCGGAAAATCGTACGATCTCCTGCTCTTCGCTCACGATCCTCGCTTCAAGGTCGTCGCTGGCCACATCGAGTCCGAGATCGCGATCCCGATCGAGGGCCTGGGGCCGGCGATCGCCTCGCTGTTCGAGCTCATGGAGCGGAGGACGTTCAAGATCAACGGGTACATCCTGGCGCGGACGGTCACCAAGGAGACGGCGTGGATGAGCCCCGCTTACGGTCGCGACTCGGTGTTCCTGACCTTCGCGCACTTCCCTTCCGAGGCGGAAGATTGGAAGGCGATCTTCGCCGAGGTCGAGGCCTTCATGATCGAGCGCCATCAAGGCCGGCCGCACTGGGGGAAGATCAATTTCACGAATCGAGAGTACGCAGAGAAGGCATATCCTCGGTACGCCGACTTCGCCGGCATCCGGAAGGAGCTGGACCCGATCGGCATGTTCGCAAACGACTTCATCCGGCGGCACTTCACCGTCGCGAGCGAGGCCGTTCCCATGAGCGCCCGGCCGGCCCCCCTCTGA
- a CDS encoding nicotinamidase yields the protein MKSTELPLPAFYDAKNAERWGYHPNEEALHGAAAAWRKAHGVKPSAADAQNVHVLLIDVQKDFCFPQGSLYVAGRSGTGAVDDSRRIAEFIYRNLASITNITVTMDTHFAYQIFFPAFWVDREDRPLTAHREITTAQIDAGEVRPNPAVAKWLCGGSYPWLMKQVRYYCEELEKAGKYKLYLWPPHCILGSDGHALAGVVHEARMFHAFARGVQSWVEVKGGNPLTENYSVMQPEVLTRHDGQPLAQRSTGFLRTLLHADAVIIAGQAASHCVRSSIEDILTEIALTDRALAKKIYVMTDCMSPVTVPDGKGGFAVDFTAEADKALARFAAAGMNLVKSTDPIPCLGA from the coding sequence ATGAAATCGACAGAGCTCCCCCTGCCCGCCTTCTATGACGCCAAGAACGCCGAGCGGTGGGGCTATCACCCCAATGAAGAGGCGCTGCACGGCGCCGCCGCCGCGTGGCGGAAGGCGCACGGCGTGAAGCCGTCGGCCGCGGACGCGCAGAACGTCCACGTCCTGCTCATCGACGTCCAGAAGGACTTCTGCTTCCCGCAGGGCTCGCTCTACGTCGCCGGCAGGAGCGGCACGGGCGCGGTCGACGACAGCCGCCGCATCGCCGAGTTCATCTACAGGAACCTCGCGTCCATCACGAACATCACGGTCACGATGGACACCCACTTCGCGTACCAGATCTTCTTCCCGGCCTTCTGGGTGGATCGCGAGGACCGCCCGCTGACCGCGCACCGCGAGATCACGACGGCGCAGATCGACGCGGGGGAGGTGCGGCCCAACCCCGCGGTGGCGAAGTGGCTCTGCGGCGGGAGCTACCCGTGGCTCATGAAGCAGGTCCGGTATTACTGCGAGGAGCTCGAGAAGGCTGGGAAATACAAGCTCTACCTGTGGCCGCCGCACTGCATCCTCGGGAGCGACGGCCACGCGCTCGCGGGCGTCGTGCACGAGGCGCGGATGTTCCACGCGTTCGCGCGCGGGGTGCAGTCGTGGGTCGAGGTCAAGGGCGGCAACCCGCTCACCGAGAACTACTCGGTGATGCAGCCCGAGGTGCTGACGCGGCACGACGGCCAGCCGCTCGCGCAGCGGAGCACGGGCTTCCTGAGGACGCTGCTCCACGCCGACGCGGTGATCATCGCCGGCCAGGCCGCGAGCCACTGCGTCCGCAGCTCGATCGAGGACATCTTGACGGAGATCGCGCTCACCGACCGCGCGCTCGCCAAGAAGATCTACGTGATGACCGACTGCATGTCGCCGGTCACCGTGCCCGACGGCAAGGGGGGCTTCGCCGTCGATTTCACCGCCGAGGCGGACAAGGCGCTCGCCCGCTTCGCCGCCGCCGGGATGAACCTCGTGAAGAGCACCGACCCGATTCCGTGTCTGGGCGCATGA
- a CDS encoding protein phosphatase 2C domain-containing protein — protein sequence MGGGSAFEVAGGTVTGTDHLAAGRPNQDAYAFRAEGGSLVAVVCDGCGSGARSEVGAALGARIVTEQVLGALRNGGDLDSAATWEEVRRGALAPLRDVAAGMGGSFAEVVSTFFLFTVVGLAISGDRACAFSLGDGLIALGDELLRLGPFPRDEPPYLAYGLLDRPPGGEAPRFTVHRAFPSSALQTALLGTDGAIDLLESSSRQIPGGGEVGPLSRFWEDDRYFRNPDAVRRRLALINRSVARPVWKEERMEREGGLLRDDTTVIVVRRAQGARD from the coding sequence ATGGGAGGGGGCTCGGCCTTCGAGGTCGCCGGAGGGACGGTGACCGGGACCGATCACCTCGCCGCGGGGCGGCCCAACCAGGACGCCTATGCCTTCCGGGCCGAGGGCGGCTCTCTCGTCGCCGTGGTCTGCGACGGCTGCGGCAGCGGCGCGCGCAGCGAGGTGGGCGCGGCGCTCGGGGCGCGGATCGTGACCGAGCAGGTGCTCGGCGCGCTCCGGAACGGTGGAGACCTCGATTCGGCCGCGACGTGGGAAGAGGTGCGGCGCGGGGCGCTCGCGCCGCTCCGCGATGTGGCCGCCGGCATGGGCGGCAGCTTCGCCGAGGTCGTGTCGACCTTCTTCCTCTTCACCGTGGTCGGCCTCGCGATCTCCGGCGACAGGGCGTGCGCGTTCTCCCTCGGCGACGGCCTCATCGCGCTCGGCGACGAGCTCCTGCGGCTCGGCCCCTTCCCGAGGGACGAGCCCCCCTACCTCGCGTATGGCCTGCTCGATCGGCCGCCCGGCGGCGAGGCGCCGCGCTTCACCGTGCACCGCGCCTTCCCGTCGAGCGCGCTCCAGACTGCCCTTCTCGGGACCGACGGCGCGATCGATCTGCTGGAGTCGTCGTCACGGCAGATCCCGGGGGGCGGCGAGGTCGGCCCGCTGTCGAGGTTCTGGGAGGACGACCGGTATTTCCGGAACCCAGACGCCGTGAGGCGGCGGCTCGCGCTCATCAACCGATCCGTGGCGCGGCCCGTGTGGAAGGAAGAGCGGATGGAGCGCGAAGGCGGGCTGCTCCGCGACGACACGACGGTGATCGTCGTGAGGAGGGCGCAGGGCGCCCGCGATTGA
- a CDS encoding NUDIX hydrolase, whose product MSVSYEHPRPALTVDCVVFGLDEADLKVLLIRRELDPFRGRWALPGGFVRVEEALDDAARRELAEETGLSGVFLEQLYTFGALGRDPRERVVSVAYYALVKLGDHRVKAATDAREAAWFAVDDTPALAFDHDEILAVALERLKGKVRYRPIGFELLPPKFTLSQLQRLYEAILERPLDKRNFRKKALGTGLLVELDEVEQDVAHRAARLYRFDRRKYERLEKDGFSFEI is encoded by the coding sequence ATGTCCGTCTCCTACGAGCACCCGCGGCCGGCGCTGACGGTGGATTGTGTCGTGTTCGGCCTCGATGAGGCGGATCTCAAGGTCCTCCTCATCCGGCGGGAGCTCGATCCGTTCCGCGGCAGGTGGGCGCTCCCGGGCGGGTTCGTGCGCGTCGAGGAGGCGCTCGACGACGCCGCGCGGCGGGAGCTCGCGGAGGAGACAGGGCTCTCCGGCGTGTTCCTGGAGCAGCTCTACACGTTCGGCGCCCTCGGGCGCGACCCGCGCGAGCGCGTGGTCTCGGTGGCGTACTACGCGCTGGTGAAGCTCGGGGATCACCGGGTCAAGGCCGCGACCGACGCGCGCGAGGCGGCGTGGTTCGCGGTGGACGACACCCCGGCGCTCGCCTTCGATCACGACGAGATCCTCGCGGTCGCGCTGGAGCGGCTCAAGGGCAAGGTCCGATACCGGCCGATCGGGTTCGAGCTCCTGCCGCCGAAGTTCACGCTGTCGCAGCTCCAGCGGCTCTACGAGGCGATCCTCGAGCGCCCGCTCGACAAGCGCAATTTCCGGAAGAAGGCGCTCGGCACCGGGCTGCTCGTGGAGCTCGACGAGGTCGAGCAGGACGTCGCGCACCGCGCGGCGCGGCTCTACCGGTTCGACCGCCGGAAGTACGAGCGGCTCGAGAAGGACGGCTTCAGCTTCGAGATCTGA